A stretch of the Streptomyces sp. NBC_00078 genome encodes the following:
- a CDS encoding asparaginase, producing the protein MAKPVTVFTLGGTISAAQGGAGRLSGAQVLADLTLAADVDVRLRDFRRLPSSALTVDDLAELADLIDAAGDLGSGAVVVQGTDTIEESAFLLDLLCTHREPLVVTGAMRRPDSPGADGAANLASAIAVAGDPRFRDAGAVVVMADEIHAARYVRKAHTTSIATFASPGAGPLGTVVEGRPRILLQPPAPTVPSPLRINRSVRVALLTLSLGDQGELLDAVDGRFDGLVVAAFGAGHVPGWLVPSLEDLATRMPVVLASRTGAGSILSTTYRGPGSEFDLLGRGLISAGVLDAPKARLLLHALLADGADSALIGLTFADLSGER; encoded by the coding sequence ATGGCGAAGCCCGTGACCGTATTCACGCTGGGCGGGACGATCTCCGCCGCTCAGGGAGGCGCCGGTCGGCTGTCCGGTGCCCAGGTGCTGGCGGACCTGACCCTTGCGGCTGACGTCGATGTACGTCTGCGGGACTTCCGGCGGCTCCCCAGCTCGGCACTGACCGTGGACGACCTCGCGGAACTCGCCGACCTGATCGACGCGGCCGGAGACCTTGGATCGGGTGCGGTCGTCGTACAGGGTACGGACACGATCGAGGAATCCGCCTTCCTCCTCGACCTGTTGTGCACGCATCGCGAGCCCCTCGTGGTCACCGGCGCCATGCGGCGCCCCGACTCACCAGGGGCGGACGGTGCCGCGAACCTGGCCTCGGCCATCGCTGTGGCCGGCGATCCGAGGTTCCGTGACGCGGGTGCCGTCGTGGTGATGGCGGACGAGATCCACGCCGCACGATACGTCCGCAAGGCACACACGACGTCGATCGCCACCTTCGCCTCGCCCGGCGCCGGTCCGCTCGGAACCGTGGTGGAGGGCCGGCCCCGCATCCTGCTCCAACCCCCGGCGCCCACCGTCCCGAGCCCCCTGCGCATCAACCGGTCGGTGCGGGTCGCCCTGCTTACCCTGTCACTGGGCGATCAGGGAGAACTCCTCGATGCCGTGGACGGCCGTTTCGACGGGCTTGTGGTGGCGGCCTTCGGAGCGGGACATGTGCCCGGGTGGCTGGTCCCGTCACTGGAGGACCTGGCCACGCGCATGCCGGTGGTCCTCGCCTCCCGTACCGGCGCCGGATCGATCCTGAGCACCACTTACCGAGGACCTGGATCGGAGTTCGACCTTCTCGGCCGGGGCCTCATCTCGGCCGGTGTCCTCGACGCCCCGAAGGCACGGTTGCTCCTGCACGCCTTGCTGGCCGACGGGGCGGACAGCGCACTCATCGGACTGACCTTTGCCGATCTGAGCGGAGAACGCTGA
- a CDS encoding phosphatase PAP2 family protein — MTDRPPREQREPRGHPIPRGLLRDLAALDQALYESVTVTSTPTLDSALRRLSAAADHSKISFAVAGALAVRPGRSRRAAALGLAAIGVASATANLLGKRLVRRRRPRRAEDSPFPGRHVPMPKSASFPSGHTASAVAFAAAVGPAFPAATVPLGLLACAVGYSRVHTGVHYPGDVIAGAVLGTGAAAAVLAAARWDGLSGTAFHPSGLPAR; from the coding sequence ATGACTGACCGCCCGCCACGGGAACAGCGGGAACCGCGCGGCCACCCGATTCCGCGAGGACTGTTGCGTGATCTCGCCGCCCTCGACCAAGCGCTCTACGAGTCCGTGACGGTCACCAGCACACCCACCCTGGATTCCGCCCTGCGCCGGCTGTCCGCGGCGGCGGACCACTCCAAGATCTCGTTCGCGGTCGCCGGAGCCCTGGCGGTGCGCCCCGGCCGATCACGCCGCGCCGCCGCGCTCGGCCTCGCGGCGATCGGCGTCGCTTCGGCGACTGCCAACCTGCTCGGCAAGCGTCTCGTCCGACGACGACGCCCGCGCCGCGCCGAGGACTCGCCATTCCCGGGACGGCACGTACCCATGCCGAAATCCGCCTCGTTCCCCTCGGGCCACACGGCCTCGGCAGTCGCCTTCGCCGCGGCCGTGGGCCCCGCGTTCCCGGCCGCCACCGTGCCGCTCGGCCTGCTGGCCTGCGCCGTGGGCTACTCCCGCGTCCACACCGGGGTGCACTACCCGGGCGACGTCATCGCCGGCGCCGTACTCGGAACCGGCGCTGCGGCCGCGGTCCTCGCGGCCGCCCGTTGGGACGGCCTGAGCGGCACGGCATTTCACCCCTCAGGGCTGCCGGCCCGATGA
- a CDS encoding NAD(+)/NADH kinase, with protein MPISRLGLVVHGGRPEAVSGAQTVREWCARYGIGCVDIDVWQGRRSRRSGRDEVRAAGSPDLIVTLGGDGTFLRGARIAAKKNSKVLGVDLGKVGFLTETAVTDVERALEAVHAGRSECEERMTLTVRASRLLEMPTDLEQFLCYGRGPALPPPPPQSDPALEEGRGIALDVTALNDIVVEKLARDRQVSLGVYIAGRLLASYSADGVIVATPTGSTAYSFAAGGPVLSPRMRAVIFTPVAPHMTFNRTVVASADEPVVLRVLPHSGRAAMSVDGQPRGILEPGDWIGVTAAPEPLRLVRLNPADFYGRLRERMRLTDAPATAADGEAAPLFTPSRPVRDGERPLDAPPLP; from the coding sequence ATGCCGATAAGCCGGTTGGGACTCGTCGTGCACGGAGGTCGTCCCGAGGCGGTGTCGGGAGCGCAGACCGTGCGTGAGTGGTGCGCGCGGTACGGCATCGGCTGCGTCGACATCGATGTGTGGCAGGGCCGGCGGAGTCGGCGCAGCGGACGTGACGAGGTGCGGGCCGCGGGCAGTCCCGACCTCATCGTGACCCTCGGCGGAGACGGCACCTTCCTTCGAGGCGCCCGCATCGCCGCGAAGAAGAACAGCAAGGTACTCGGCGTCGATCTCGGAAAGGTCGGATTTCTGACGGAGACCGCGGTCACCGACGTCGAGCGGGCACTGGAGGCCGTGCACGCAGGGCGGTCCGAGTGCGAGGAGCGCATGACCCTCACCGTGCGGGCGTCGAGGCTGCTGGAGATGCCCACGGACCTGGAGCAGTTCCTCTGCTACGGCCGGGGGCCCGCCCTTCCGCCGCCACCACCGCAGTCGGACCCCGCGCTGGAGGAAGGCCGTGGCATCGCGCTCGACGTCACCGCCCTCAACGACATCGTGGTGGAGAAACTGGCACGGGACCGCCAGGTCAGTCTCGGCGTGTACATCGCCGGCCGGTTGCTGGCGTCGTACTCGGCGGACGGCGTCATCGTCGCGACCCCGACAGGTTCGACCGCCTACAGCTTCGCCGCCGGCGGACCGGTGCTGTCTCCCCGGATGCGAGCGGTGATCTTCACTCCCGTCGCCCCGCACATGACCTTCAACCGCACCGTGGTCGCGAGCGCGGACGAGCCGGTCGTCCTTCGCGTGCTGCCCCACTCCGGGCGCGCCGCGATGAGCGTGGACGGGCAGCCGCGGGGCATCCTGGAGCCCGGCGACTGGATCGGGGTGACGGCGGCGCCCGAGCCCTTGCGCCTGGTCAGGCTCAACCCCGCCGACTTCTACGGGCGCCTGCGGGAGCGCATGCGGCTGACCGACGCCCCCGCCACAGCCGCGGACGGTGAGGCGGCGCCGCTGTTCACGCCCAGCCGGCCTGTCCGGGACGGCGAACGCCCTCTCGACGCCCCGCCGCTGCCCTGA
- a CDS encoding squalene/phytoene synthase family protein: MVRRFARAEYIAVRLLLPARLHPSVVAAVAFMHETDNRVDTGESDARLAALRSWDRKVTAALECRGGVEQPMLRALADTARRHPFMAARVRDFLDGASVEVAWNGFETENDFQAYVDGYSLPALMLTASQLEPPSQADALKFQDGCRTLIEAMQRIDFLADLAEDAAEGLVGVPRDALARFGLGTQDLARSTGDHLPAVDRLVIAQARLAGTALDSCGDLPHLVEPGHQPFLDTLIAVQRLRLQDVERKGSALLAHGARPKLSATVRLLGRQYLTARRRRRRLG; this comes from the coding sequence ATGGTTCGCCGGTTCGCGCGGGCTGAGTACATTGCGGTTCGGCTGCTGCTCCCTGCACGGCTCCACCCCTCCGTCGTAGCGGCTGTGGCTTTCATGCACGAGACGGACAACCGCGTCGACACAGGGGAGAGCGACGCTCGGCTGGCCGCTCTCCGCTCCTGGGATCGGAAGGTCACAGCCGCTCTCGAGTGTCGCGGCGGCGTGGAGCAGCCCATGCTGAGGGCCCTTGCGGACACTGCGCGTCGGCATCCGTTCATGGCGGCGCGTGTGCGGGACTTCCTCGACGGGGCGTCGGTTGAGGTCGCCTGGAACGGCTTCGAGACGGAGAACGACTTCCAGGCGTATGTGGACGGTTACTCGTTGCCCGCCCTCATGCTCACGGCTTCGCAGCTCGAACCGCCGTCCCAGGCGGACGCGTTGAAGTTCCAAGACGGCTGCCGGACGTTGATCGAGGCGATGCAGCGCATCGATTTCCTGGCGGACCTGGCCGAGGACGCCGCTGAGGGACTGGTCGGCGTCCCCCGTGACGCCCTGGCCCGGTTCGGTCTGGGCACCCAGGACCTGGCGCGCAGCACGGGCGACCACTTGCCGGCCGTCGACCGCCTGGTCATCGCCCAGGCGCGCCTCGCCGGCACGGCGCTGGATTCCTGCGGAGACCTGCCGCATCTCGTCGAACCCGGGCATCAGCCGTTCCTCGACACCCTGATCGCGGTGCAGCGCCTGCGCCTGCAGGACGTAGAGCGCAAGGGGAGCGCGCTGCTGGCTCACGGTGCGCGCCCGAAGTTGTCGGCGACCGTACGACTTCTGGGGCGCCAGTACCTCACCGCGCGCAGACGGCGGCGTCGGCTCGGGTGA
- a CDS encoding Dps family protein — MTKNLTPEYTVPGIEREAAGRLIDVLRLRLHALNDLHLTLKHVHWNVVGPHFIAVHQMVDPQVDRVRDMADDVAERIAALGGVAQGTPGSLVSERTWDDYSIGREDAIAHLGALNVVYTGLIEDVRAAIKVTGEIDPATEDLLIGQLRDLEQFQWFVRAHLENAGGTLTTARAETEEDAARAAKS; from the coding sequence ATGACGAAGAACCTCACCCCCGAGTACACGGTGCCGGGCATCGAGCGCGAGGCGGCCGGTCGGCTCATCGACGTCCTCCGGCTGCGGCTGCACGCCCTCAACGACCTCCACCTCACGCTGAAGCATGTGCACTGGAACGTCGTGGGGCCGCACTTCATCGCCGTGCACCAGATGGTCGACCCGCAGGTCGACCGGGTCCGTGACATGGCCGACGACGTCGCCGAACGCATCGCCGCACTCGGTGGGGTCGCCCAGGGCACACCCGGCTCCCTGGTCAGCGAACGGACCTGGGACGACTACTCCATCGGCCGTGAGGACGCCATCGCCCACCTCGGTGCGCTGAACGTCGTCTACACCGGCCTCATCGAGGACGTCCGCGCGGCGATCAAGGTCACCGGCGAGATCGACCCGGCAACGGAGGATCTCCTCATCGGACAACTGCGGGACCTGGAGCAGTTCCAGTGGTTCGTCCGAGCCCACCTCGAGAACGCCGGCGGCACTCTGACCACGGCGCGGGCCGAGACGGAGGAAGACGCAGCCAGGGCCGCGAAGTCCTGA
- a CDS encoding hydrophobic protein, whose product MIPLLLVLLLALVLFGAGFALKALWWIAVVVLVLWLLGFLVRPAGHGGRKGRWYRW is encoded by the coding sequence ATGATTCCCCTGCTTCTGGTTCTGTTGCTCGCCCTGGTTCTTTTCGGTGCCGGTTTCGCACTCAAGGCGCTCTGGTGGATCGCGGTCGTCGTCCTGGTGCTCTGGCTGCTGGGATTCCTGGTCCGGCCGGCGGGTCACGGCGGTCGTAAGGGCCGCTGGTATCGCTGGTAG
- a CDS encoding MFS transporter, translated as MPTQADADGPDPRRWKALWVTLVAGFMSLLDVTIVAVALPSMQRDLHASAPAIQWVVSGYALTFALVLVTAGRVGDAIGRRRIFLLALAAFVLCSAAAGAAPGIMFLVAARLAQGVAAGCLAPQNSALIQQMFRGAERGRAFGLFGAVVGISSAVGPIVGGLILALADGPQGWRWIFYVNVPVGAVALLLGIRLLPRTAPGRREPLDLGGVALLGCGVLALMLPLVLAESGGVRRLWWLFLVGSALLACFVRWERRVAAGNGQPLLDPRLVTSTRGYAIGAAIATLYFVGFSGVWLVFALYFQNGLDYSPLRSGLAVTPFAIGSACAAALAGHLVDRWGRALTVCGLAGVTLGLGGTALIILLAPAHVAAWLTVPVLFAGGLGSGCVISPNITMTLRDVPVRRAGAAGGALQTGQRLGGSVGTAALPGIFYVVLGAGAHDYRTAVATAVGLGILPVVCSLALAVHDWRHDRRADPNPGPPDVSHSRSHAGQG; from the coding sequence GTGCCGACGCAGGCTGACGCCGACGGACCCGACCCGCGGCGCTGGAAGGCGCTGTGGGTCACGCTGGTGGCCGGGTTCATGAGCCTGCTGGACGTGACGATCGTGGCGGTCGCGCTCCCGTCCATGCAGCGCGACCTGCACGCGTCGGCACCCGCCATCCAGTGGGTGGTCTCCGGCTACGCTCTCACCTTCGCCCTGGTCCTGGTGACCGCCGGCCGCGTCGGTGACGCGATCGGCAGGCGCCGTATCTTCCTGCTCGCCCTGGCGGCCTTCGTCCTGTGCAGCGCGGCGGCGGGCGCGGCGCCCGGCATCATGTTCCTGGTCGCCGCCCGCCTCGCCCAGGGCGTCGCAGCGGGCTGCCTCGCCCCGCAGAACTCCGCCCTCATCCAGCAGATGTTCCGCGGAGCCGAACGCGGGCGCGCCTTCGGCCTGTTCGGCGCCGTCGTGGGCATCTCCAGCGCCGTGGGCCCCATCGTGGGCGGCCTCATCCTCGCACTCGCCGACGGCCCTCAGGGCTGGCGCTGGATCTTCTACGTCAACGTCCCTGTCGGCGCCGTCGCCCTGCTGCTGGGCATCCGGCTGCTGCCCAGGACGGCCCCGGGCCGCCGGGAACCGCTCGACCTGGGCGGCGTCGCCCTCCTCGGGTGCGGAGTCCTGGCGCTGATGCTTCCGCTGGTCCTGGCCGAGTCGGGCGGCGTACGACGACTGTGGTGGCTCTTCCTGGTGGGGTCGGCGCTGCTGGCCTGCTTCGTGCGGTGGGAGCGGCGCGTCGCCGCCGGCAACGGCCAACCGCTGTTGGACCCCCGGCTGGTGACGAGCACACGCGGCTATGCCATCGGCGCGGCCATCGCCACGCTGTACTTCGTCGGCTTCAGCGGTGTGTGGCTGGTCTTCGCCCTCTACTTCCAGAACGGCCTGGACTACTCGCCCCTGCGCTCGGGACTCGCGGTGACGCCGTTCGCGATCGGATCGGCCTGCGCGGCGGCGCTGGCAGGCCACCTCGTGGACCGCTGGGGCCGAGCGCTGACCGTGTGCGGCCTGGCAGGCGTGACGCTGGGCCTGGGCGGCACCGCGCTCATCATCCTGTTGGCACCCGCTCACGTGGCCGCCTGGCTCACCGTGCCCGTCCTGTTCGCCGGCGGCCTGGGCAGCGGCTGTGTCATCTCCCCGAACATCACCATGACCCTGCGCGACGTGCCGGTACGCAGGGCGGGCGCGGCCGGCGGTGCCCTGCAGACCGGGCAGCGGCTCGGCGGATCGGTGGGTACGGCCGCGCTGCCCGGCATCTTCTACGTCGTGCTGGGCGCCGGCGCCCACGACTACCGCACCGCCGTGGCGACAGCCGTCGGCCTCGGCATCCTCCCCGTCGTGTGCTCGCTCGCCCTCGCGGTCCACGACTGGCGCCACGATCGCCGCGCCGACCCGAACCCGGGTCCACCGGACGTCTCGCACAGCCGCTCGCACGCCGGTCAGGGCTGA
- a CDS encoding oxygenase MpaB family protein, protein MRLIPSGGPGLREQLSRGLFARVAGPDGRRNRARIHGTPGPRWFGPERPIRRVHADASMFIGGLSALLLQSLHPLAMAAVAAHSGYRGDPWGRLQRTSTFLATTTFGTATHAQQACEQVRTVHERIRGLTVDGDEYHAADPHLLGWVHAAEIDSFLRAHQCYGTNPLSEEGCDGYIADTARIARELGVLDPPRDRAELARLLAAYRPELRATAQAREAARFLLLNPPVPLAARLPYGVLAANAVSLLPTWAARELGLPRLPVVDEWCVRPLGFAVTSAVRWVMAPSRPATPSITAR, encoded by the coding sequence GTGAGACTCATTCCGTCCGGCGGGCCCGGACTGCGAGAGCAATTGAGCCGGGGCCTTTTCGCCCGCGTCGCCGGCCCGGACGGCCGGCGCAATCGCGCCCGAATCCACGGCACCCCTGGTCCTCGTTGGTTCGGGCCTGAGCGCCCCATCCGGCGAGTGCACGCGGACGCCTCGATGTTCATCGGCGGGCTGTCCGCGTTGCTGCTGCAGTCGCTGCACCCGCTGGCCATGGCCGCCGTTGCGGCGCACTCCGGTTATCGCGGAGATCCTTGGGGCCGGTTGCAGCGTACGAGCACCTTCCTTGCCACGACCACCTTCGGCACCGCCACGCACGCGCAGCAGGCGTGTGAGCAGGTTCGGACGGTGCACGAGCGTATTCGCGGGCTCACCGTCGACGGCGACGAGTACCACGCCGCCGATCCGCATCTGCTCGGCTGGGTGCACGCCGCGGAGATCGACAGTTTCCTCCGGGCGCACCAGTGCTACGGGACGAATCCTCTGTCCGAGGAAGGTTGCGACGGGTACATCGCCGACACCGCCCGTATCGCCCGCGAGTTGGGCGTGCTCGATCCGCCGCGCGACCGCGCGGAACTCGCCCGGCTGCTCGCCGCCTACCGTCCGGAGCTTCGGGCCACCGCACAGGCGCGGGAGGCCGCACGGTTTCTGCTTCTGAATCCGCCCGTGCCGCTGGCCGCTCGGCTTCCCTACGGGGTCCTGGCCGCCAACGCCGTCTCCCTGCTGCCCACCTGGGCCGCCCGGGAGCTCGGCCTGCCCAGGCTGCCGGTGGTCGACGAGTGGTGCGTCAGGCCGCTGGGATTCGCCGTCACGTCCGCGGTGCGCTGGGTGATGGCGCCGTCACGGCCCGCGACCCCGTCCATCACCGCGAGGTGA